In Paludibacter propionicigenes WB4, the genomic window AAGTTCTTTTTCAGTAGCTTCGCGAACTTCAAGTACCGAACCTTTGAAATGAAGGTTCTCACCAGCCAACGGATGGTTTAAGTCCACTTTTACATGTGAATCGCTTATGCTGACAATCTGTGCATTTACACGGTTTCCTTCACTATCCATCAATGGAACCACATTGCCTTCGAAAATCATCTCTTCGTCAAGTTTACCATCAATTTCAAATATAGAACGGTCTAAATCCAGTACACTGTCATCATCGTATTCTCCGTAGGCTTCTTCGCAGTTAATGACAAAGTCAAATTTGTCACCAACCTGCATACCAAATAAATTTTCTTCAAATTTTGGTAACATCATGCCTACACCATATACAAAATTTAATGGTTGTTGCTCAGTGGCTTTTTCCATTAATTCCAATTCTCCTTCTACTTCGCCATCAACGTATAATTCGTATTCTGCCGAAACCGATTTGTTTGCTGTAATTTTCATTTTATATCTGTTTTGTTTAATAATTTCTTCTTTATACCAATCACCCTATAATAGTTTTTGCGAGTGAATTGTTCATTTATTTTTGTTAATTGTAAAGTTTGTTTAAATTAGTACCAGGTTATTGGAGTATTTCCATAACCGCTTTGTTTGTCGTATTTCAAGTCCTGAAGCATGCTGGCATTAACGCCAATTTTGAAGTTATAGGATTTATATGGTCCAAAGGGTACCACACTTGCTGTCATTGTCCAGCAGTGCAGATTTCGTATAATGTTCACATTCGTGTACGTAAACTGGTGATTCGGAAAA contains:
- a CDS encoding FKBP-type peptidyl-prolyl cis-trans isomerase; its protein translation is MKITANKSVSAEYELYVDGEVEGELELMEKATEQQPLNFVYGVGMMLPKFEENLFGMQVGDKFDFVINCEEAYGEYDDDSVLDLDRSIFEIDGKLDEEMIFEGNVVPLMDSEGNRVNAQIVSISDSHVKVDLNHPLAGENLHFKGSVLEVREATEKELAALMGGGCGSGCGCGDGGCSSGSCGCGDEEEASMSGGGSCGSGCGCH